The following DNA comes from Azospirillum sp. TSA2s.
CGCGGGCTGCGGGCCAGCACCGCCGTCACCTGGCCGGGGCGGCGGATGTCCATGGCGAAGATGGCGGTGCCGTTGGTCTTGCTGATGTGGTCCAGACGGTGCAGGTCCGGGTTGCCGATCAGCACATAGTCCTTCTGGTCCTTCAGCTTGACCTGCTGCGGCACCGGCAGCTTCGCCGCCTCTTCCGCCAGCTCGCCGAAGGTCAGGCTGCGGTTGCTGGCGGCATGGCGGACCACGCCCTTCGACACCGTCACCTCGCCGGCCGGCACGTTCCAGCGGGCGGCCGCGGCGGCGACCAGCATGGCGCGGGCGGCGGCGCCGGCCATGCGCAACTCGTCCCAGCTGTTGGCGACGGCGGTGGAGCCGCCGGTGCCCTGGACGCCGAACATATGGTTGGCATACAGCTTCTGGTTGGCCGGAGCGAAGGCGCCGCGCACCTGGGGCCAGTCGGCGTCAAGCTCCTCCGCCGCGATGGTGGCGAGGCCTGTGACGATGCCCTGGCCCTTGTCCAGATGCTTGGCCAGCACGGTGACCGTGTTGTCCGGCGCGACGATGATGAAGGCATGCGGACGCGGGTCGGCCGGGCCGACGATCTTCGGCGCGGCTTCGGCGGCCAGCGCCGGCATGGGCAGATGCGCGCCGATGACCAGCGCGCCGGCCCCGACGCCGATGGCCTTCAGGAAGCCGCGGCGCGAGGGGGCCGGCAGCGGACCGGGAGCGAAACCGGACTCCGGAAACCCATGCTCGGCGGCGTGACGGATCAGATGATGCAGCATGGATCAGGCCCTCATCGTCTGGGCGGCATCCTTGATCGCCGCGCGGATGCGGACATAGGTGGCGCAGCGGCAGACATTGCCGTCCATCGCCGCGTCGATGTCCTGGTCGGTGGGGTTCTGGTTGTCGGTCAGCAGCGCGATGGCGCTCATGAGCTGGCCCGACTGGCAATAGCCGCACTGGACGACGTCCAGCTTCTGCCATGCCGCCTGGACGGCGTGGGCGGCCTTGCCCTTCACGCCCTCGATGGTGGTGATCTTGCTGTCCGGCGTCAGCATGCTGACGGGGGTCTGGCAGGCGCGGGTCGGCGTGCCGTCGACATGGACGGTGCAGGCGCCGCACTGGGCGATGCCGCAGCCGAACTTGGTGCCGGTCATGTTCAGCTCGTCCCGCAGAACCCACAGGAGCGGCATGTCCTCCGGAACATCAACCTGACGCTCCTCGCCGTTGACGTTGATGCGAACCATGGCTCTTGCCTCTTTCTCCCTGAACGGAACCGCCGGCTTTTTGGGGGCGACGACAGGTCCGCTGCCCGGCTATGGGCGTTGGCTAGGAATTGAAAGTTTTTTGATTGTCGGCTGCTGGGTCAGCTCTGCCTCGACAGAATACACCGTCCAGTGCACAATGAAGTAGGTGGCTTTGGTTCATATCGTCATGAAGGCAATTCATAACCCTGCGCTCGACCTCAACCTCATCAAGGTGTTCGACGCGCTCTTGGAGACCCGCAACGTCTCCCGCGCCGCTGACGCGCTGGGTGTCAGCCAGTCGGCGGTCAGCCACGCGCTGGCCCGGCTGCGCACGCTGGTCGGCGACCCGCTGTTCGTGCGCACCGGCAACCGGATGGAGCCGACGCCGCGCGCCCAGCGTCTGGCCGAACCGCTGCGCGACCTGCTGGTGGGGGCCGCCCGCGCCCTGTCGGCGGAGGAGGATTTCGATCCCCAGCGGGAGGAGCGGAACTTCACCATCTCCACCTCCGATTCGATGCAGGCGGTGCTGCTGACCGGCATCCTGCGCGATGCGGTGGAGGGCAACCAGCGCGTCACGGTCTCGCTGCTCAGCCTCGATCCCGACGCCATGCTGAACGCGCTGGACGACGGCACGCTGGACCTCGCCATCGGCTATCTGCCGGAGCTGCGGCGCTGGCACGACCGGCAGGTGCTGTACCGGGAAACCCATGTCTGCCTGTTCAACCCGGCGCTCGTGCCCGTCACCCCGCCGATCGGGCTGGAGGATTACACCCGCTATCCGCACCTGATGCCGTCGTTGCGCGGCGGCCTGACCAGCTTCATCGACGACGAACTGGCGGCGCTGGGCACAAGGCGGCGCGTCGCCGCATCCACCACCCAGTTCCTGGCGATCCCGATGATCCTGACCCAGGCGCCGATGCTGACCTCGCTGCCCGCCCGGCTGGCCCAGTTGTGCGCCGATGCGCTGGGGCTCGCCACCAGCCCGCTGCCCTTCGACGTCGGCGACTACGAGGTGTCGATGATCTGGCACCGCCGCAACACCGGCTCCCCCTCCCACGGCTGGCTACGGCAACGGATGGCCGAGGAAGCGGCGAAGCTCTGACACGAAAAGGGCGCCCACCTCGGGGCGCCCCTCCTTTGCCGTCCTGTCCGCCGTCCCTCAATCCGCCGTAATCGACCGGATCTCGTCCTGGCTGAAGCGCTGCTGCTCCTCCATCACCATCTGGGACAGCTCGCGCTTCAGGCGGTTGAACTCCGGGGCGGAGCCGTCGCGGGGACGCGGCATGTCGACCAGCACGTCGCGCTTGATGGTGCCCGGCCGGTAGGTCATCACGATGATCCGGTCGGCCAGATAGATGCTCTCCTCGATGGAGTGGGTGACGAACAGGATGGTCTTGCCGACCTCCTCCCAGATGCGCAGCAGCTCGTCCTGAAGGGTGCGGCGGGTCAGGGCGTCGAGCGCGCCGAACGGCTCGTCCATCAGCAGGATCGGGCTGTCGAGCGCCAGCACGCGGGCGATGGCGACGCGTTGGCGCATGCCGCCCGACAGGTCCTTCGGATACCGGTTGCGGAAGTCCTGCAGGTGCAGTTTCTGCAGCAGCCACTCCACCCGCTCCGCGATCTCGGCCTTGGACATCCCCTTGATCTCCAGGCCGAAGGCGACGTTCTGCGCCACCGTCATCCAGGGAAACAGGGCATATTCCTGGAACACCATGCCGCGGTCGGGACCGGGTTCGGTGATGGTGCGGCCATCGACGGTGACGGTGCCCTTCGTCGGCGGCTGGAACCCGGCCACCGCGTTCAGCAGCGTGGACTTGCCGCAGCCCGACGGCCCCAGCAGGCAGACGAACTCGCCCTTGCGGATGTCGAGGTCGATGTTCTGCAGGGCGACGATCTTCTGCGCACCGACGGAGAAGGTCTTCTCCACCCCGCGCACCTGGATCTGCACGGGCGCGGCGTCGGGAACGGGCGTGGTGTCGGCAACGGTCTTCAGCATGGACATCATCTCCAGTCCCTCCCCATCAATTCTCAAGCCCGCGGTGCCAGCGCAGCAGGTGGTTGTTCAGGCGGTTCATGCCGATGTCGATGGCGAGACCCAGCAGGCCGATGGTGAACATCCCGGCGATGATCTTGTCGGACCACATGAACTCGCGCGCTTCCAGGATGCGGAAGCCGAGGCCGGAGTTGACGGCGATCATCTCCGACACGATGACGACGATGAAGGCGGTGCCGATGCCGATCCGGGCGCCGGCCAGGATATAGGGGGTGGCGGCCGGCAGGATGACGCGGACGAACATGGTCAGCCGGCCGGCGCCCAGATTGCGGGCGGCGCGCAGATAGATGCCGTCGACATGGCGCACCCCGGCGATGGTGTTCATCAGCACCGGGAAGAAGGCGCCGATGGCGATCAGAAAGATTGCCGGCGGGTTGCCCAGCCCGAACCACAGGATCGACAGCGGGATGTAGGCGATGGGCGGGATCGGCCGCAGCACCTGCATCAGCGGATCGAACAGCGCGTAGATGCGCGGGTTGCCGCCCATGGCGAGACCCAGCGGAAGGGCCAACCCGGCGCCGACGGCGAAGCCCAGCACCACGCGGTACAGGCTGGACCAGGCGTCGAACAGCATCTCGCCCGACAGCGCCCACAGGATCCAGCTGGATTGCGCCGGATCATAGGGCTCGGTCGGCAGCAGATAGGCCCACCAGCGCTCCACCACCGCGACGGGCGACGGCAGAACCACCTGGTTGATCAGGCCGGAACTGGACAGGGCCTGCCACAGCGCGATGGCGAGGACCGGAACCAGGGCGCCGCGCGCGACGGCGGCGGGCGAGAAACGGGGCTTGGCTTGGGACATCGGGCGTCCTCCTTCCGCTGGGTGTGGCTCAGTTCGCCTTCACGGTGCCGGCATCAGCCGCCTTGGTGGTGGCCTTCGCCTTCTCCAGCAGGTCCAGCTTCACCCAATCCTCGGCCTTCGGCGGGGTGTCCATGCGGCCGACGCCGAACTTCTGCATCATGTCGGTCGTGACCTGCACGTGATGGACCGAGATGTCGTAGCTGTAGGGCGAGTTGCCGATGGCGTCCTTGAAGTCCTGGCTGCTCAGCTGACCCTTGAACATCTTCTCGCGGACATAGGTCTCGGCCAGATCGGGGTTGGCGATGAAGGTCGCCGTCGCCTCGACGAAGCAGCGGACCAGCCGCTGGGCGACGTCCGGCTTCTTCTTGTAGAAATCCTCGGTGACCACCAGCGACCGCACCGGCTCGCCCAGCTCGGTGTCGTAGGGCTTCACCACCTCGACGCCGAAGCCCTTGTTGATGGCCTGGCTCGACTGCGGTTCGGACTGCGACATGGCGTCGATGCTGCCGGCCAGCAGGGCCTGATTCATGTCGGCATAAGCCATATAAACGATCTGCACGTCCTTGCCCGGACGGTCGGACCAGCTCAGCCCATGCTTCGACAGCTCGGCCAGCAGGATCAGCTCCTGGGCGCCGCCGCGCGGGGTGGCGACCTTCTTGCCCTTCAGGTCGGCGATGCTCTTGATGCCGGCGTCCGGCTTGGCGACGATGCGGGCGCCACCCTTGGCGAAGCCGGCCACCGCATAGATCGGCACGCCGGACGCGCGGCCGGCGATGGCGGCGTCGACGGCGCTGGCGGCGACGTCGATCTCGCCCGCCACGATGGCCGGCAGGATGTCGATGCCCTTGGCGAAGACCCGCTCCTCGATCTTCAGGTCGTACTTGCCGGCGATCTCCTTCATGTAGGAGACCGCGCCGTAATGGGCGAATTTCAGGTTGCCGAGTCGGACCAGATCGGCGGCCGAGGCGGCCTGGGTGGCGAGCGCGGCGGCGGCGAAGGCGGTGGCGGCAAGCAGGGTCTTCCTGAGCATCTGGTCTCTCCCATGGGGCTTGGTCCGCGACCCGTCGCCGCGGTTGACCAGGAAGAGAGCAAGCGGCGTGCCATAATCAGTTCGCTGCGCAAACAGTTGAAAAGCCTGGACCCGGCCTTTCCGGTTACAGATTCTTTCGGCGGAAATCCGCCGTCCCGGCTCCAGCAGTCGGCGGATTTCCGCCGATGGCAGGGCTGCGGCAGGTCGCCGCGCCGGGCGGAAGCCCGCCTTGCCGCATACGACAAGTCATCGCAGCGCAACGAAAAAACGTGTAGAAGATGCTGCATCTGCGAACCAACGCACGCGCTCAACGATAGGGACAAGAAACATGGCCGAGAGCATGGGAATCGA
Coding sequences within:
- a CDS encoding (2Fe-2S)-binding protein translates to MVRINVNGEERQVDVPEDMPLLWVLRDELNMTGTKFGCGIAQCGACTVHVDGTPTRACQTPVSMLTPDSKITTIEGVKGKAAHAVQAAWQKLDVVQCGYCQSGQLMSAIALLTDNQNPTDQDIDAAMDGNVCRCATYVRIRAAIKDAAQTMRA
- a CDS encoding LysR family transcriptional regulator, whose translation is MKAIHNPALDLNLIKVFDALLETRNVSRAADALGVSQSAVSHALARLRTLVGDPLFVRTGNRMEPTPRAQRLAEPLRDLLVGAARALSAEEDFDPQREERNFTISTSDSMQAVLLTGILRDAVEGNQRVTVSLLSLDPDAMLNALDDGTLDLAIGYLPELRRWHDRQVLYRETHVCLFNPALVPVTPPIGLEDYTRYPHLMPSLRGGLTSFIDDELAALGTRRRVAASTTQFLAIPMILTQAPMLTSLPARLAQLCADALGLATSPLPFDVGDYEVSMIWHRRNTGSPSHGWLRQRMAEEAAKL
- a CDS encoding ABC transporter ATP-binding protein → MLKTVADTTPVPDAAPVQIQVRGVEKTFSVGAQKIVALQNIDLDIRKGEFVCLLGPSGCGKSTLLNAVAGFQPPTKGTVTVDGRTITEPGPDRGMVFQEYALFPWMTVAQNVAFGLEIKGMSKAEIAERVEWLLQKLHLQDFRNRYPKDLSGGMRQRVAIARVLALDSPILLMDEPFGALDALTRRTLQDELLRIWEEVGKTILFVTHSIEESIYLADRIIVMTYRPGTIKRDVLVDMPRPRDGSAPEFNRLKRELSQMVMEEQQRFSQDEIRSITAD
- a CDS encoding ABC transporter permease; amino-acid sequence: MSQAKPRFSPAAVARGALVPVLAIALWQALSSSGLINQVVLPSPVAVVERWWAYLLPTEPYDPAQSSWILWALSGEMLFDAWSSLYRVVLGFAVGAGLALPLGLAMGGNPRIYALFDPLMQVLRPIPPIAYIPLSILWFGLGNPPAIFLIAIGAFFPVLMNTIAGVRHVDGIYLRAARNLGAGRLTMFVRVILPAATPYILAGARIGIGTAFIVVIVSEMIAVNSGLGFRILEAREFMWSDKIIAGMFTIGLLGLAIDIGMNRLNNHLLRWHRGLEN
- a CDS encoding ABC transporter substrate-binding protein; protein product: MLRKTLLAATAFAAAALATQAASAADLVRLGNLKFAHYGAVSYMKEIAGKYDLKIEERVFAKGIDILPAIVAGEIDVAASAVDAAIAGRASGVPIYAVAGFAKGGARIVAKPDAGIKSIADLKGKKVATPRGGAQELILLAELSKHGLSWSDRPGKDVQIVYMAYADMNQALLAGSIDAMSQSEPQSSQAINKGFGVEVVKPYDTELGEPVRSLVVTEDFYKKKPDVAQRLVRCFVEATATFIANPDLAETYVREKMFKGQLSSQDFKDAIGNSPYSYDISVHHVQVTTDMMQKFGVGRMDTPPKAEDWVKLDLLEKAKATTKAADAGTVKAN